In the Leptospira sp. WS4.C2 genome, one interval contains:
- the folP gene encoding dihydropteroate synthase: MAEIFGILNITTDSFSDGGKFLNPDDAINQGTKLLQEGADWLDVSGQSSNIDATLVSEEEEWKRVEPVIRYFVPKGVRISLDSFRPEVQKKGIEAGVRCINDITGFTYEGDRSFLKPSIQKNPELKLIIMHSHNRNIAKYKSDLTPEKVVRKIQAFFRDRRSDLLAMEIPESALCYDPGMGFFLSENPMVSFRVLQELEILKLEFPQLMVGVSRKSFLGNVLGDLPIIEREFVTLACELHLLRYKIPFIRTHNVLKLRQAEKVWNLCQEME; encoded by the coding sequence ATGGCCGAAATCTTCGGAATCTTAAACATAACTACCGACTCCTTCAGTGATGGGGGGAAATTTCTTAACCCAGACGACGCGATCAATCAAGGAACCAAACTTTTGCAAGAAGGGGCGGATTGGTTGGACGTTTCTGGACAATCTTCTAACATCGATGCCACTCTCGTTTCTGAAGAAGAGGAATGGAAGAGAGTTGAACCTGTCATTCGCTATTTTGTTCCCAAGGGAGTTCGTATCAGTTTGGATAGTTTTCGCCCCGAGGTGCAAAAAAAGGGAATTGAAGCAGGTGTTCGCTGCATCAACGACATCACTGGTTTTACCTATGAAGGTGACCGTAGTTTTTTAAAACCATCCATCCAGAAGAATCCAGAACTAAAACTTATCATCATGCATTCGCATAACAGAAATATTGCGAAATATAAATCTGATCTTACACCGGAAAAAGTAGTGAGAAAGATCCAAGCTTTTTTTAGAGACCGACGATCAGACCTTCTCGCAATGGAGATTCCAGAATCGGCACTCTGTTATGATCCGGGAATGGGTTTTTTTTTGAGTGAAAATCCAATGGTTTCCTTTCGTGTTTTACAAGAATTAGAAATCCTGAAATTAGAATTTCCGCAATTGATGGTGGGAGTTTCGAGAAAGTCTTTTTTAGGGAATGTTCTCGGGGATTTACCAATTATCGAAAGAGAATTTGTCACTTTGGCCTGTGAACTCCATCTGTTGCGATACAAAATCCCATTCATAAGAACGCATAACGTTCTTAAGCTCCGACAAGCAGAAAAGGTTTGGAATTTATGTCAGGAAATGGAATGA
- a CDS encoding OmpA family protein: MKKILISLIILAFPVLGQPLPKAKDIRFYQPLNTQNVEYHPIISPTGRYLVFQSNRPGGEGGMDIWISENLSFPDRMKLPVWSPPKNFRELNTSNFEGMFSILFDEEEKPYELYFTSVRDKTQADPRKNRDGYDGLNLYYTKINQRTGLWSIPIHLNEVSSHFEDKMPAVSPDGCSMVFSSNRPGGQGGFDLWISKREPTTVTKETGPDKPKIKCRDGIWQKPISMGTAINTKDDEISPSYHWDGLRLYFSSNRGDKNRKFSFYYSEYNESQSSFETPIVLGSPFNTKQQLSGESTGFPFDTPADYSTYSLWEESDNEGISVTFDDLWFYYSSNRPGGEGQFDIYRTMVPEDLRRNYEFVFRGLVLDGSEAIMIGLDSTLKIYDETRPIQVITSKRIGGDLSIADAENFRTTIKTGKLYRVEVSSPGFHPTEVILDLRGNVGKDKEQYSQIILQPIRPAKDERPDKAIQGIRFIVKDKKTDLVIPNAICYYFDDLTRKGKSIESKDGHFDLDKSPTMDFEILVRAKGYKEETYLFTKDKISGMEGKETVLYLRNLNDFDNLYNTIIYFPFNERTLSDEDKRKLDLFADFLIQHKNEKVEIGGHTDNIGNKEYNISLSEDRALSVYQYMRVKGVPKERMKVQAYHYSQPIAENETEEGRSRNRRVNFKKID; this comes from the coding sequence ATGAAAAAAATCCTTATTTCCTTAATCATTTTGGCATTCCCAGTCCTAGGTCAGCCTTTACCTAAGGCTAAGGATATACGGTTTTATCAGCCTCTCAATACTCAAAATGTAGAGTATCACCCCATCATTTCTCCCACAGGTCGGTATTTAGTATTCCAATCCAACCGTCCTGGTGGAGAAGGAGGGATGGATATTTGGATTTCGGAAAACTTAAGTTTTCCTGACCGAATGAAATTGCCCGTTTGGTCTCCTCCAAAGAATTTTCGTGAACTCAATACATCCAATTTTGAAGGGATGTTTTCTATTCTCTTTGATGAAGAAGAAAAACCGTATGAACTCTACTTTACTTCGGTTCGTGACAAAACGCAAGCGGACCCGAGAAAAAACCGAGATGGATATGACGGGCTTAATTTATATTATACTAAGATCAACCAAAGGACGGGCCTTTGGTCTATACCGATCCATTTGAATGAAGTCAGTTCCCATTTTGAGGATAAAATGCCCGCCGTTTCACCTGATGGTTGTTCGATGGTTTTTTCCTCCAATCGTCCTGGAGGTCAAGGTGGTTTTGACCTTTGGATTTCTAAAAGAGAACCTACAACCGTCACAAAAGAAACAGGCCCTGATAAACCAAAAATTAAATGCCGAGATGGGATTTGGCAAAAACCCATCTCTATGGGAACGGCTATCAACACAAAAGATGATGAAATTAGTCCTAGTTACCATTGGGATGGACTCCGTCTGTATTTTAGTTCGAACAGAGGGGACAAAAATCGTAAATTTAGTTTCTATTATAGTGAATATAACGAATCACAAAGCAGCTTTGAAACTCCTATTGTATTAGGATCTCCCTTTAATACCAAGCAACAGTTGTCAGGCGAATCAACAGGATTTCCATTTGATACTCCTGCTGATTATTCAACTTACAGCCTTTGGGAAGAAAGTGATAACGAAGGTATATCTGTTACTTTTGATGATTTGTGGTTTTACTATTCATCTAATAGGCCCGGTGGGGAAGGTCAGTTTGATATCTACAGAACTATGGTTCCAGAGGACCTAAGACGTAATTATGAATTTGTATTTCGAGGACTTGTTCTCGATGGATCAGAAGCCATTATGATTGGACTTGATTCCACTCTCAAAATTTATGATGAGACAAGACCCATCCAAGTGATCACATCCAAAAGAATTGGCGGAGACTTATCCATCGCCGATGCGGAGAATTTTCGCACAACCATCAAAACAGGTAAATTATACCGTGTGGAAGTTTCTTCTCCCGGATTTCATCCTACAGAAGTAATTTTGGATTTAAGAGGAAACGTGGGAAAGGATAAAGAGCAATACTCTCAAATCATATTGCAGCCGATTCGCCCCGCGAAAGATGAACGTCCGGATAAAGCCATCCAAGGAATTCGATTCATTGTCAAAGACAAGAAAACAGACCTTGTCATTCCGAATGCCATTTGTTACTACTTTGATGATCTGACCCGTAAGGGAAAATCGATCGAGTCAAAAGATGGTCATTTTGATTTAGATAAATCGCCTACCATGGATTTTGAAATTTTGGTGAGAGCCAAAGGATATAAAGAAGAAACTTATCTTTTTACGAAGGACAAGATTTCTGGAATGGAAGGTAAAGAGACCGTACTTTATCTAAGAAATCTAAATGATTTTGATAATCTATACAATACAATTATTTATTTCCCGTTCAATGAACGAACATTGAGTGATGAGGATAAGAGAAAATTGGATCTTTTTGCTGACTTCCTCATCCAACATAAGAATGAAAAAGTTGAAATCGGTGGACACACTGATAATATAGGGAATAAAGAATACAACATTAGTTTGAGCGAAGATAGAGCTCTTTCTGTTTATCAATATATGCGAGTCAAAGGTGTTCCTAAGGAACGAATGAAGGTACAAGCTTATCATTATTCACAGCCGATTGCAGAAAATGAAACAGAAGAAGGAAGATCTCGAAATAGACGTGTGAATTTCAAAAAGATAGACTAA